CACCATCATAATCCTCAAAATATGGATTAACGGTAGGAACGTAATCGCTGTGAATCCCCCCAGTGGCTGCTATGTATACTTGGGAGTTGCCAATTGGAAAGTAGTATGACAACCAATCTATGGCAACACTGTTATTGGTACTGGGCGATAGATTAAAGGTTTGAGTACTTTCATATGTGCCATTTGGCAAAGTTAATCCCACTGCATTACCAGTAGCCAGCCTAGTGTGCAATGTATCTTTACCGGTGAAGCTGGTTTGTAGGTCTAGACGTACCCTATCTTGAAAGACAGTATTGTTAGTATCGTTGCCACCAAAGTTATCGGTGACAGCAAAAATTGCTTCACCAACTAATTTAGTTGTAGTAGAAAACTGATGTGCTTCGAGTTCTGCAGTACGCGCTTCTAGTGAATCTACTCTACCGCGTAATGTTGCTAGTTCTGCTGAGAATTCTTCTTGCAAACGCTGGAGAGTGGCTAAATCTTGTTTTGTCACCAAGTCAGCGGTTGCTGTTGCAATTAGTTCATTAACTCTATCTAAACAAGCATTCAAACCTGCGGCAAATTCATAACGGGTTAAAGCACGGTTCCCACGGTAAGTACCATTAGGATATCCAGCAATACAACCGTAGCGCTCGACTAGAGACTGCAATGCTTGAAATGCCCAATCAGTTGGCTGGACATCAGAAAACTGCGAAACTGATGTCACCTGAGACATGGAATTTTGGTTATCAGCTTCACTGGTTTGGGCAATTAACTGCCGATCGACTTTTGGTTGGTCTTTAGCAATAGCAGTACTAGCGATGATTGGTGCTTCTGTTTCAGCATTATCTAACTGTTCAGCCGCCAGAACGTTGGCTGAAAGCAACACATTCGCACCCAAAACAACTGGAAATAGCGCCAGATTTGTCCAAAATATACGAGACATAATTTTCCGTTTTCTCCTCCAAGAAATACCCAGATTTATGAGCTGCAAACAACAAATAAGTCGGGTAGTTTCTGCACACCTTATAAAGTTAGATAGGTTACATTGTTTAGCGGTATCAAGTCAAGTGGTGACTGATGAAGATAGAGAGAAGAACTCCATCTTATTTCTCTCTAATTACAAGATAATTTAGCCAAATACAACCTTGAACGAGTATGTCAAGAGTTGTTTTGGCTGAGATTAACGAAGATTAAAGTTTGGTGCTTACCACCTAATGCATAAAAAGCAACTTTTTTATGTCCTTATTATGCACAAAGTTCATCTTTTTTATGCAGAAATAACACAAATTTTCTGTGTAAAAATCATGTTTTTTATACAAAAAAAGTGAAAATAATATTTCCGTAACAAAAAGCACAAAAAATAGCTAAAAACAAATAAATATATAAAAATTTAAATTGCAAGTATCTAATAATACTAGTCTCAAAGCAAATTAGATGAAACTAATCCGAAATATCTAGTAAATAATTAGTAGATTGGAGTAGAATAACCCTTTAATGTTTTCCTACTTGGCTCTTGGATGCTAATGAATTTTTTATAGGAAAAATATTGAGAAAGTTTTTCGATAACTAGATTGTTTTAATTGTATCTACAAATTCCACAAAGAGCGATCGCTATTTTATCTCCCTGAATAGTTAGCAGAATTAGCAGAAAGTTCCAGGGGACGATGGGAATAGATTGTTACAGTAAACAAAGTGCCAATGCCGACTTTACTTTCAACGGTAATCTTTCCTCCATGAGCATCCACACACTTTTTGACAATAGATAAACCCAATCCTGTACCGGGAATGCTGCTGACATTGATGCCTCGATGGAAGGGCGTAAATAGCTTTGCCAAATCTTGCTCTGTGAGACCAATGCCTTGGTCTTGAATATAGAATTGAAGGTAATCTTGCTCACACCGTAACTCGAATCTCACTTTGCTCTCTTCTGGAGAATATTTCATGGCATTCTCCAGCAAGTTAATGAGGATATGTTGCAATAAGTTGGGATCGAGATTATAGAAAAGATTTGCTGTTTCGTCGCATCCTGAAACAGTCAACTCTACTCTGTCTCTAGTGTGAGAATGGGACTGTAAATCTTCTACTAGGTAAGAGCAAAATTGGTAAATATTGATGAGTGTTGGTTGACATTGAAACTGCTCTTGCTCTATTTGCCCTAAAACTAAAACATCGGTAATCAATTGCGCCATGTGCTTGATGGCTGCTTTACCCCGTTCGATATGAGTTTGTCGCTTTGCGGGAGTTAGTAGCTCTGGCTGTTCAAACAGTTCTAATGTCAGGAGTAGGGAACTTAACGGATTGCGAAATTCATGGGAAACAATAGAGACGAATTGCGATCGCAACTCGTTAAGCTGTCTTTCTTTCTCCAGTGCTTGTCTAACAGCTTGCTCGGCTCGATGATTTGCCAGAGCCACTTGAATAGCAATAATCAGATCCTGTTCTTCAAAAGGTTTAACGATGTAGCCGTAAGGGTGGGTAGCGATCGCTTCTGTTAGTGTTGCCTCATCAGCATGAGCAGTGAGAAACACCACAGGTATGTCAAACTCTTGCCGAATTTGATCTGCGGCTTCAATTCCGCTTTTGTCGCCTTGCAGGTAAATATCCATCAACACCAAATCGGGTTTGGTTGCTGCAACCAGATCCAAAGCTTTTTCGGCGGAATTAGCAGTTCCAGCCACACTGTAGCCTAACTTGGTCAGATGTTGTTTGATATCTAAAGCAATCACCCATTCATCTTCGACAATTAGGATAGTAGGCTTTGAGGTATATTGCGGCATGGCATATTACAACCTTTTTCTCAAAAGAATTTTAAACTGAGTGCCTTGTTGCCTATCCAGTTGCAGCGTACCTCCAAGTTGTTCTGTTAAACCGTATATAAGTTGCATCCCTAGTGAAGTAGTACACTGAGGATCGATATGGGTAGGTATTCCAATTCCATTATCTTTGACAATTAGACAATAATACTCAGCATCATACAGCCAGAATTGCAGTATAATTTCGCCTTGTTGGTTGGGAAAGGCATACTTCAAAGCATTAGAGACTAGCTCATTGATGATTAAGCCGCAAGTAACCGCTGTATCTAGGTCTAGTTCTAGCTCGTCCACCT
The genomic region above belongs to Calothrix sp. NIES-2098 and contains:
- a CDS encoding response regulator receiver sensor signal transduction histidine kinase, whose protein sequence is MPQYTSKPTILIVEDEWVIALDIKQHLTKLGYSVAGTANSAEKALDLVAATKPDLVLMDIYLQGDKSGIEAADQIRQEFDIPVVFLTAHADEATLTEAIATHPYGYIVKPFEEQDLIIAIQVALANHRAEQAVRQALEKERQLNELRSQFVSIVSHEFRNPLSSLLLTLELFEQPELLTPAKRQTHIERGKAAIKHMAQLITDVLVLGQIEQEQFQCQPTLINIYQFCSYLVEDLQSHSHTRDRVELTVSGCDETANLFYNLDPNLLQHILINLLENAMKYSPEESKVRFELRCEQDYLQFYIQDQGIGLTEQDLAKLFTPFHRGINVSSIPGTGLGLSIVKKCVDAHGGKITVESKVGIGTLFTVTIYSHRPLELSANSANYSGR